In Ramlibacter sp., the sequence CTGTCGCTGTCCACGGTGGGCCTGGACTCGAACTCAGGTGTCTACCGGTTCACCGGCGGCGATGTCCACCTGTCGGACGGCATCCAGTTCATCGTGGTGGTGATTGGCGTTTTCTCCATCAGCGAGATCCTCCTGATGCTGGAGCAGCACCACAGCAGCGAGGGCCTGATCAAGGTGTCGGGCCGCTCGCTGTTCAACCTCAAGGAGCTGTCGCTGACCTGGTGGGGCACCGTGCGGTCCAGCATCGTGGGCTTTGTGGTGGGGGTTTTGCCCGGTGCCGGCGCCACCATCGCCAGCGCCATGACCTATGCCATGGAAAAGCGCATTGCAGCGGATGACGGCCATTTTGGCGAGGGTGACATCCGTGGCGTCTCCGCGCCTGAGGCGGCCAACAATGCGTCGGCGGCGGGCTCGTTTGTGCCCATGCTGACGCTGGGCGTCCCGGGCTCGGGAACCACGGCCGTCATGGTCGGCGCGCTGTCCCTGTACAACATCACGCCCGGTCCGGCGCTGTTCTCGCAGAACCCCACGCTGGTATGGGGCCTGATTGCGTCGCTGTTTGTGGCCAACGTGATGCTGCTGTTCATCAACATCCCCATGGTGGGCGTGTTCACCCGCGTGCTGCGGTTGCCCAACTGGGCCCTGGTGCCGGGCATTCTGGCCGTCAGCGCGGTGGGGGTGTATTCGGTCCACGCCACCACTTTTGACCTGATGCTGATGGCGGTGTTTGGCACCGTGGGTTTTCTGCTGCGCAAGCAGGGCGTGCCCATGGCCCCGCTGATCCTCGGCTTTGTGCTGGGCGACATGATGGAGCAGAACCTGCGGCGCGCCCTTTCGATCACCAATGGCGAGCTCGGCATCCTGGTGGAAAGCCCGATTTCGATCGGGCTCTGGGCTGGCGCCGCGGCCATGGTCACGATCCCGCCGCTGCTGCGATGGCTCGCGCGTCGCCGCAAGACGCTCGTGCCCGCGCATTGACGGGCTCGGCGCTGGGGGCCAAGGCCAGAAGGCCTGGCACCACCGGGCCTTGCGCGGCTACGCAAGCCCCAGCAAGGCCGCCCCGAGCGCAAGCTGGCAACCCACGCCCGCGAGGAAAGCGATGGTCCTCGGCACGATCGGCAGCCCGCACAGGCTGATGGCGTAGTGCGCCAGGCGGGCCACAAAGTACACCTGACAGGCCAAGACGGTGGCGGTGCTTGAAAGCCCCCCCGCGTGCACCGCCAGCGCCAGGGGCGCGAACACCACCAGGTTTTCCACGGCATTGGCGTGGGCCCGCTGGGCGCGATCCGCCCAGGCCGCGCGCGGCGGCGGGTCCGGCGCAGGGAACCAGTCCCAGCCGGGCGGCCCGAGTTCCCGAAAGCGGTTGATAACATAGGGCACCCAGAGCAGACCGGTCGTCACGCAGGTGGCGGCCAGCCACAGCAATTCGGCAGAAACAGCAGATTTCATCCAGCACCTTCAGGTCGTTGAGAAGCCTGCACGATAGGCACGGGCCGCCGCGCGAGCAGGTCTGCGCCGGAACAGGAAATGGACTCTCATGGAAACAACCCTGTCCGCGTCGCCTCCGTCGCTCTTGCGCGGCCAGCGTCCGCAACTGCTGGCGGTGCAGGCGCCCGCGCTCGATCTGCGGGCAGGCCCCGACCCCACCGGGGGCCGGCCTTTCAAACTGCTGTGGCAGGTCCGGGGCCGACTGGACGTTCAGCAGCAGGGGCGGCTGGCCAGGCTCGATGCAGGCCAGTTCACGCTGCTGGACGGTGCCCAGGCCTTCCACCTGCGGGCAGGCGCGCCGGGCGCCCAGTTGGTCGTGGCCTTGCCGCGCCAGCGCGTGCTGGACCGCCACGCGGGGATTCACCGCCAGACGGCCCGCGTCCAGGGCAGCGGCCCTGACGAAGCGCTGCTGGCCGATTTCCTGCAGGCACTGGCCGCGCGTTCGGGCGCGCTGTCCGATACCGCCGTGGCCCACGCCGCAGGCGCCGTGCTGGCGTTGCTGGGTGGGTTGGCCCAGCGTGCGCCGCAAGACGCCCGCGCGCAATTGCGGGCACGGGCATTGGCCCTGCTGGAACTGGACATCGCCAGCGCGAGTGCCGCCTCGCTCGCCGCTCATCTTCGTGTGAGCCGTCGCCATCTGGACGGAGCCTTCGCGTCCACCGGCAAGACCCTGGGCCAGCATTTGTGGGACCGCCGGCTGGCCCTGGCGGCGGAACAATTGCGCGACGCCCCCAGGCGGCCAGTGACCCAGATCGCCCACGGCCTGGGGTTCAAGGACAGCTCGCATTTTTCGCGGATGTTTCGCCAGCGCTTCGGGTTGCCGCCCTCGCGCTGGCGCAGCCTGCCCTGAGGCCCAGCCAGCGAATTTGTGCGCCGCCATGAAAAAAGCCCCGCTGAGCGGGGCTTTTTGCGGAGATGAACTGCGCCGCAGTTCAGCGAAACTTGCTCTCGGGCACGGTCTTCAGATCGCCTTCGAGAGAGCCCACATACTTGGCGAGTGCCTTGAGTTCGGCATTGCTGAACTGCTTGGCAATGCCCGCCATCACGCCATTGGACCGGCCGACGTTGGCATTGTTCTCGGTCTTGTAGGCCTTGAGGGCCACATAGAGGTAGTCGGCATTCTGGCCCGCGATCTTGGGGTAGGAAGGATCGATGGGCTTGGCGAAATTGGCGCCGTGGCAGGAGACGCAGGCCGCCTTCTTGAGCAGCGCGTCAACTTCGGCGCTGGGCTGCACCGATGCCGTGGCCGGCAACGTGGCACCTTCGACCACGCCGTGCTGGCTGTAGAAGGC encodes:
- a CDS encoding tripartite tricarboxylate transporter permease, giving the protein METLQYLLSGFGVALTPTNLAVAALGAFIGTIVGMLPGLGPINGVAILMPLAFALKLPPETALILLAAVYMGCEYGGRISSILLNVPGDAGAIMTAMDGYPMARKGLGGVALSISAWSSFIGSLVATMGIVLFAPLLARWALAFGPAEYFALMCFAFACITGLMGDAPMKAALAAIIGLSLSTVGLDSNSGVYRFTGGDVHLSDGIQFIVVVIGVFSISEILLMLEQHHSSEGLIKVSGRSLFNLKELSLTWWGTVRSSIVGFVVGVLPGAGATIASAMTYAMEKRIAADDGHFGEGDIRGVSAPEAANNASAAGSFVPMLTLGVPGSGTTAVMVGALSLYNITPGPALFSQNPTLVWGLIASLFVANVMLLFINIPMVGVFTRVLRLPNWALVPGILAVSAVGVYSVHATTFDLMLMAVFGTVGFLLRKQGVPMAPLILGFVLGDMMEQNLRRALSITNGELGILVESPISIGLWAGAAAMVTIPPLLRWLARRRKTLVPAH
- a CDS encoding cytochrome c4; amino-acid sequence: MNKLLTTVFALAVACVTAVSHAQDIKGDAKAGEKKIDMCIGCHGIIGYQASFPEVYKVPKISGQGAKYIISALNAYKKGERKHPTMRGIADSLSDQDMADVAAFYSQHGVVEGATLPATASVQPSAEVDALLKKAACVSCHGANFAKPIDPSYPKIAGQNADYLYVALKAYKTENNANVGRSNGVMAGIAKQFSNAELKALAKYVGSLEGDLKTVPESKFR
- a CDS encoding helix-turn-helix domain-containing protein — protein: METTLSASPPSLLRGQRPQLLAVQAPALDLRAGPDPTGGRPFKLLWQVRGRLDVQQQGRLARLDAGQFTLLDGAQAFHLRAGAPGAQLVVALPRQRVLDRHAGIHRQTARVQGSGPDEALLADFLQALAARSGALSDTAVAHAAGAVLALLGGLAQRAPQDARAQLRARALALLELDIASASAASLAAHLRVSRRHLDGAFASTGKTLGQHLWDRRLALAAEQLRDAPRRPVTQIAHGLGFKDSSHFSRMFRQRFGLPPSRWRSLP
- a CDS encoding MAPEG family protein, which produces MKSAVSAELLWLAATCVTTGLLWVPYVINRFRELGPPGWDWFPAPDPPPRAAWADRAQRAHANAVENLVVFAPLALAVHAGGLSSTATVLACQVYFVARLAHYAISLCGLPIVPRTIAFLAGVGCQLALGAALLGLA